A stretch of the Ictidomys tridecemlineatus isolate mIctTri1 chromosome 5, mIctTri1.hap1, whole genome shotgun sequence genome encodes the following:
- the Tbc1d21 gene encoding TBC1 domain family member 21 isoform X2, giving the protein MTTLSPENSLSAMLSASFILVKRKPPIDKTEWDSFFDENGHLAKSRDFICVNILERGLHPFVRTEAWKFLTGYYSWQSSQDERLTVNSMRRKNYNALCQMYEKIQPLLENLHRNFIETQNNIAYDLQRLYDKDPLGNVLIDKKRLEKTLLLSYVCNNQAEYQRGFHEMVMLFQIMVEHDHEIFWLFQFFLQKTEHSCVINIGVGKNLDMLNNLITFLDPVFAEHLRKGAGAVQALFPWFCLCFQRAFKSFDDVWRLWEVLLTGKPCRNFQVLVAYSMLQMVREQALLESMSGDAILLACNKLIDLDADELISAACMVYAELMQKDVPQPLKNFFL; this is encoded by the exons ATGACCACTCTCTCTCCTGAAAACAGCCTCTCTGCCATGCTGTCAGCCTCCTTCATCCTG GTGAAGAGAAAACCTCCCATTGACAAGACGGAATGGGATAGCTTCTTCGATGAGAATGGTCACTTGGCCAAGTCACGGGACTTCATTTGTGTTAACATCCTGGAAAGG ggTCTGCACCCCTTCGTGAGGACAGAAGCCTGGAAGTTCCTCACAGGCTACTACTCATGGCAGAGTTCCCAGGATGAGCGGCTCACAGTGAACAGCATGAGGAG GAAGAACTACAATGCCTTGTGCCAGATGTATGAGAAGATTCAGCCCCTTCTGGAAAACTTGCACCGGAACTTCATAGAAACTCAGAACAACATTG CATATGATCTCCAGAGACTCTATGATAAAGATCCCCTGGGGAATGTCCTCATTGACAAGAAGAGACTCGAGAAGACCCTGCTCCTGAGTTACGTCTGCAACAACCAGGCAG AATACCAGCGGGGCTTTCATGAGATGGTGATGCTTTTCCAGATCATGGTGGAGCATGACCATGAGATCTTCTGGCTTTTTCAGTTCTTCCTGCAGAAAACA GAGCACAGCTGTGTCATCAACATCGGGGTGGGCAAGAACCTGGACATGCTCAACAACCTGATCACTTTCCTGGACCCCGTGTTTGCTGAGCACCTAA GGAAGGGTGCAGGGGCCGTGCAGGCCCTCTTCCCCTGGTTCTGCCTCTGCTTCCAGCGTGCCTTCAAATCCTTTGATGACGTTTGGAGGCTCTGGGAG GTTTTGCTGACAGGAAAGCCCTGCAGGAACTTTCAGGTGCTGGTGGCCTACAGCATGCTGCAGATGGTGCGTGAGCAGGCCCTGCTGGAGAGCATGAGCGGAGACGCCATCCTCCTG GCCTGCAACAAACTCATCGACCTTGATGCTGATGAGCTAATCTCTGCCGCCTGCATGGTTTATGCTGAGCTCATGCAAAAAGAT GTTCCTCAGCCATTGAagaatttctttctctga
- the Tbc1d21 gene encoding TBC1 domain family member 21 isoform X3 codes for MTTLSPENSLSAMLSASFILGLHPFVRTEAWKFLTGYYSWQSSQDERLTVNSMRRKNYNALCQMYEKIQPLLENLHRNFIETQNNIAYDLQRLYDKDPLGNVLIDKKRLEKTLLLSYVCNNQAEYQRGFHEMVMLFQIMVEHDHEIFWLFQFFLQKTEHSCVINIGVGKNLDMLNNLITFLDPVFAEHLKGKGAGAVQALFPWFCLCFQRAFKSFDDVWRLWEVLLTGKPCRNFQVLVAYSMLQMVREQALLESMSGDAILLACNKLIDLDADELISAACMVYAELMQKDVPQPLKNFFL; via the exons ATGACCACTCTCTCTCCTGAAAACAGCCTCTCTGCCATGCTGTCAGCCTCCTTCATCCTG ggTCTGCACCCCTTCGTGAGGACAGAAGCCTGGAAGTTCCTCACAGGCTACTACTCATGGCAGAGTTCCCAGGATGAGCGGCTCACAGTGAACAGCATGAGGAG GAAGAACTACAATGCCTTGTGCCAGATGTATGAGAAGATTCAGCCCCTTCTGGAAAACTTGCACCGGAACTTCATAGAAACTCAGAACAACATTG CATATGATCTCCAGAGACTCTATGATAAAGATCCCCTGGGGAATGTCCTCATTGACAAGAAGAGACTCGAGAAGACCCTGCTCCTGAGTTACGTCTGCAACAACCAGGCAG AATACCAGCGGGGCTTTCATGAGATGGTGATGCTTTTCCAGATCATGGTGGAGCATGACCATGAGATCTTCTGGCTTTTTCAGTTCTTCCTGCAGAAAACA GAGCACAGCTGTGTCATCAACATCGGGGTGGGCAAGAACCTGGACATGCTCAACAACCTGATCACTTTCCTGGACCCCGTGTTTGCTGAGCACCTAA AAGGGAAGGGTGCAGGGGCCGTGCAGGCCCTCTTCCCCTGGTTCTGCCTCTGCTTCCAGCGTGCCTTCAAATCCTTTGATGACGTTTGGAGGCTCTGGGAG GTTTTGCTGACAGGAAAGCCCTGCAGGAACTTTCAGGTGCTGGTGGCCTACAGCATGCTGCAGATGGTGCGTGAGCAGGCCCTGCTGGAGAGCATGAGCGGAGACGCCATCCTCCTG GCCTGCAACAAACTCATCGACCTTGATGCTGATGAGCTAATCTCTGCCGCCTGCATGGTTTATGCTGAGCTCATGCAAAAAGAT GTTCCTCAGCCATTGAagaatttctttctctga
- the Tbc1d21 gene encoding TBC1 domain family member 21 isoform X1, producing the protein MTTLSPENSLSAMLSASFILVKRKPPIDKTEWDSFFDENGHLAKSRDFICVNILERGLHPFVRTEAWKFLTGYYSWQSSQDERLTVNSMRRKNYNALCQMYEKIQPLLENLHRNFIETQNNIAYDLQRLYDKDPLGNVLIDKKRLEKTLLLSYVCNNQAEYQRGFHEMVMLFQIMVEHDHEIFWLFQFFLQKTEHSCVINIGVGKNLDMLNNLITFLDPVFAEHLKGKGAGAVQALFPWFCLCFQRAFKSFDDVWRLWEVLLTGKPCRNFQVLVAYSMLQMVREQALLESMSGDAILLACNKLIDLDADELISAACMVYAELMQKDVPQPLKNFFL; encoded by the exons ATGACCACTCTCTCTCCTGAAAACAGCCTCTCTGCCATGCTGTCAGCCTCCTTCATCCTG GTGAAGAGAAAACCTCCCATTGACAAGACGGAATGGGATAGCTTCTTCGATGAGAATGGTCACTTGGCCAAGTCACGGGACTTCATTTGTGTTAACATCCTGGAAAGG ggTCTGCACCCCTTCGTGAGGACAGAAGCCTGGAAGTTCCTCACAGGCTACTACTCATGGCAGAGTTCCCAGGATGAGCGGCTCACAGTGAACAGCATGAGGAG GAAGAACTACAATGCCTTGTGCCAGATGTATGAGAAGATTCAGCCCCTTCTGGAAAACTTGCACCGGAACTTCATAGAAACTCAGAACAACATTG CATATGATCTCCAGAGACTCTATGATAAAGATCCCCTGGGGAATGTCCTCATTGACAAGAAGAGACTCGAGAAGACCCTGCTCCTGAGTTACGTCTGCAACAACCAGGCAG AATACCAGCGGGGCTTTCATGAGATGGTGATGCTTTTCCAGATCATGGTGGAGCATGACCATGAGATCTTCTGGCTTTTTCAGTTCTTCCTGCAGAAAACA GAGCACAGCTGTGTCATCAACATCGGGGTGGGCAAGAACCTGGACATGCTCAACAACCTGATCACTTTCCTGGACCCCGTGTTTGCTGAGCACCTAA AAGGGAAGGGTGCAGGGGCCGTGCAGGCCCTCTTCCCCTGGTTCTGCCTCTGCTTCCAGCGTGCCTTCAAATCCTTTGATGACGTTTGGAGGCTCTGGGAG GTTTTGCTGACAGGAAAGCCCTGCAGGAACTTTCAGGTGCTGGTGGCCTACAGCATGCTGCAGATGGTGCGTGAGCAGGCCCTGCTGGAGAGCATGAGCGGAGACGCCATCCTCCTG GCCTGCAACAAACTCATCGACCTTGATGCTGATGAGCTAATCTCTGCCGCCTGCATGGTTTATGCTGAGCTCATGCAAAAAGAT GTTCCTCAGCCATTGAagaatttctttctctga